The following are encoded in a window of Oncorhynchus mykiss isolate Arlee chromosome 11, USDA_OmykA_1.1, whole genome shotgun sequence genomic DNA:
- the c1ql3a gene encoding complement C1q-like protein 3 isoform X2: MVLVLVILIPVLVNSAGTSAHYEMLGTCRMVCDPYGTKSPTATADTVRADNSLMQSLPTFITGPKGEPGRPGKAGPRGIPGDQGPPGPMGPPGEKGEPGRPGLPGPPGPNAAAGAISAATYSTVPKIAFYAGLKKQHEGYEVLKFDDVVTNLGNHYDPTTGKFTCSIPGIYFFTYHVLMRGGDGTSMWADLCKNNQCFNDQNLQNLLIILAAVREHI, translated from the exons ATGGTGTTAGTGCTGGTGATTCTGATCCCAGTTCTGGTTAACTCCGCTGGAACTTCAGCGCACTATGAGATGCTGGGAACCTGCAGGATGGTATGTGATCCATATGGAACCAAGTCACCGACCGCTACGGCAGACACGGTGCGAGCGGACAACAGCCTCATGCAGTCTTTACCAACTTTTATAACAGGTCCGAAAGGGGAACCGGGCCGCCCGGGGAAGGCTGGACCCAGAGGCATCCCAGGTGATCAGGGCCCGCCCGGTCCGATGGGGCCACCCGGGGAGAAGGGGGAACCGGGACGGCCTGGACTACCGGGGCCACCGGGACCCAATGCCGCGGCGGGGGCTATCAGCGCGGCTACGTACAGCACCGTTCCCAAAATCGCGTTTTACGCAGGCCTTAAAAAACAGCACGAGGGCTACGAGGTGCTGAAATTCGACGACGTGGTCACTAATCTGGGGAACCATTACGACCCCACAACCGGGAAGTTTACCTGCTCCATACCTGGGATATACTTCTTCACTTATCACGTCCTGATGCGGGGAGGGGACGGAACCAGCATGTGGGCAGATCTCTGCAAAAACAATCAG TGCTTCAACGATCAGAATTTACAGAATCTGCTCATAATACTAGCTGCTGTCAGAGAGCACATCTAA
- the c1ql3a gene encoding complement C1q-like protein 3 isoform X1 yields MVLVLVILIPVLVNSAGTSAHYEMLGTCRMVCDPYGTKSPTATADTVRADNSLMQSLPTFITGPKGEPGRPGKAGPRGIPGDQGPPGPMGPPGEKGEPGRPGLPGPPGPNAAAGAISAATYSTVPKIAFYAGLKKQHEGYEVLKFDDVVTNLGNHYDPTTGKFTCSIPGIYFFTYHVLMRGGDGTSMWADLCKNNQVRASAIAQDADQNYDYASNSAVLHLEPGDEVYIKLDGGKAHGGNNNKYSTFSGFIIYAD; encoded by the exons ATGGTGTTAGTGCTGGTGATTCTGATCCCAGTTCTGGTTAACTCCGCTGGAACTTCAGCGCACTATGAGATGCTGGGAACCTGCAGGATGGTATGTGATCCATATGGAACCAAGTCACCGACCGCTACGGCAGACACGGTGCGAGCGGACAACAGCCTCATGCAGTCTTTACCAACTTTTATAACAGGTCCGAAAGGGGAACCGGGCCGCCCGGGGAAGGCTGGACCCAGAGGCATCCCAGGTGATCAGGGCCCGCCCGGTCCGATGGGGCCACCCGGGGAGAAGGGGGAACCGGGACGGCCTGGACTACCGGGGCCACCGGGACCCAATGCCGCGGCGGGGGCTATCAGCGCGGCTACGTACAGCACCGTTCCCAAAATCGCGTTTTACGCAGGCCTTAAAAAACAGCACGAGGGCTACGAGGTGCTGAAATTCGACGACGTGGTCACTAATCTGGGGAACCATTACGACCCCACAACCGGGAAGTTTACCTGCTCCATACCTGGGATATACTTCTTCACTTATCACGTCCTGATGCGGGGAGGGGACGGAACCAGCATGTGGGCAGATCTCTGCAAAAACAATCAG GTTCGAGCCAGTGCCATAGCCCAGGACGCTGACCAGAACTATGATTATGCCAGTAACAGTGCCGTGCTGCATCTGGAGCCTGGAGACGAGGTCTACATCAAACTGGACGGGGGCAAGGCCCATGGGGGCAACAACAACAAGTACAGCACCTTCTCTGGATTCATCATCTACGCAGATTAG